The nucleotide sequence CACGAAATGGTCACCAGCTCCACAAAGATTAAATATTGCATAGAAGTTGGCAGCCTGACCCGAAGAGGTTAGCACAGCACCAACGCCACCTTCAAGGGCAGCAATCTTCTTGGCAACAGCATCATTCGTAGGGTTAGCCAAACGTGTATAGAAATAACCACTATCCTCCAAGTCGAACAAACGTGCCATCTGCTCACTGGTTTCATATTTGAATGTTGTACTCTGATAAATTGGCAACTGCTGGGGTTCACCCTTTATAGGTTTCCATCCACCATGAATACAAATAGTTTCGAGATTTCTTTTCATATCCTTATATATTTATTACTCAATAGAATTCGATTGCAAAGTTATAACAAAACAATTTACTAACAAAATATACTGATATATTCAGAAAAATGTACTACTTTTGTCCAATATTTACGATATTCAACAGAATAATATTCTGCAAAAAGAGAACCTAACAAAATGAATAATATTGAGAACTTAGATGAAACAGACCGTAAGATACTGCGTATTCTGCAACGTGATTCACACTTAACGGTAAAAGAATTAGCTGTAAAACTCCATCTCTCAACCTCTCCCACCTTTGAACGACAAAAACGTTTGGAACGTGATGGGTTTATAGAGCGATATATGGCTGTTGTAAATCCACATAAGGTTGGCAATGGTATTATGGTAATGTGTAATATCAGACTCAAACAACACTCTCAGGAACTCATACAAGAATTCATGAATGTAGTGCAGGGTATTGAGGAAATCACAGAATGTTATAACACCAGTGGCGACTATGATTTCCTTATTAAAGTCTATGCGCGTGACATGAAAAGCTATCAACAATTCATGCTCAACACCCTTGGAACAATTAATTGTATAGGAAGTTTACATAGTATCTTTATCATTGACGAAACAAAGAACACACATGGAGTTCCTATCTCTATGCTTTGAGTTTTAAGGAGTTAATGGCTTATCGAAATCGGCAATGACATCCTTAACTGGTCTTTCGACCCCTAATAGTTATCGTGCGGACGCTCCGCACATGTTGTGTTGATGGTGAACACATGTTGTGCGAATGGCGAACACCAAATGTGTTGAAGATTAAATGAACTGCTCTATGTGGTTAATGAAAGTGCAACCGAATGTTAGAACCCATCAAGTGGTGATACTATAAGCATTCAAGAGATGGAAGTCATGATATAGTAAAGGCAAGGACACACATTGATGCCCCTGCCTTTATCTTGTTTAATCATACTCAAAATTTTATGCGTCTTGCTGTCGAACACCCATACGAGCCTCAACAACATTGACAACATAGTCGCCTAATTTCTCGCACTCCTGAATGATGTCCATGTACATCGTTCCCACTGCATAGGTGTACTTATGGTCGTTCACATCGTTGATATTCTGCGAACGCAACTGATTACGATAGTTGTTGATTTCAGTCTCAATATTGAACGAACGATTCACATCATTGTCCTGACGATGACCAACAAGAATGCGGTTCATCTGTGTCAGAGCATCATCTGTCAATTCAAACATCTGATGCATGTGGTCATACTGATCTTGCGTGAAGTCTTCCTTGCTATTGATGAGACGGCTGGAGGTACGAGCAATGTTATAACAAGCATCACCGATACTCTCTAACTCAGAGATTTCACGAAGCATAGAACGTACCTTCTCCTTAGTTTCATCACTCAGATGGGCATTAGAAACCTGGTCAAGATACTTCGCAATCTCTATCTCCATATTATCAGAAATACCTTCATACTTCTCAATACGACTGTAAAGTTTGCTGAATTTATCCATATCTTTCTCACCAAGTAACTCACGAACCATACCAAACATACGCTGGATACGCTCTGCAAACGACTTTATCTCTTTTGAAGCCTCAAGCACAGAAAGTTCTGGAGTCTTCATGATACCAGTCTGAATGAAGTGCAGACGGAACTCGTCTTCGTCCTTGTTTGCCTTCGGTTTGATAATAATGCAGACAAGCTTCTCTAAATACTTGATTGGTCCAACGAGGATAGCTGTGTTGGCAAGGTTGAATGTGGTATGGAAAGCAGCAAGCACAAAACTTAGTTTGGCAGCATTAGCCGCAAAACCAGGCGCGCCTTTTGGCATATTTACATCATAACCCACCCAATCGCATACCATATTGATAAAAGGATGGAAAACACATAATACCCAGAGAACACCAAAGACATTGAACACCATGTGAGCCATCGCAGCACGACGTGCCTGCGTGTTAGCCGTCAAAGCAGCGAGGTTTGAGGTTACTGTCGTACCGATATTCTCACCCATTACAAGTGCAATACCCTGATAAATAGGCAGTACGCCCGTTGAACAGAGTATCATCGTGATAGCCATGATAGCTGCAGAACTCTGCACACACATGGTCAACACGCTACCAATAAGTAGGAAAACAATAGTTGTTACGAAGCTTTGTGGGTCAAAATGACTAAAAAAGTCGAGTACAGCCTGATTATGTGCAAGATCCATGTCAATACCCGTTTGGCGCAAAGTTCCCAATCCAAGGAACATAAAAGAGATACCAAAGAGAAAATCACCGATGAGTTTACGCTTCTTAGAGTAAATCAGTGCGATACCAACAAAGAATGCTGGCCAGACGAAATCGGTAATATTAAACGAGAAACCAGCTGACATAATCCATGCCGTTAGCGTCGTTCCGATGTTCGCTCCCATAATAACCGAGATGGCTTGAAGCAATGTCAACAACCCTGCATTCACAAAGCTAACCGTCATCACCGTCGTTGCTGTTGATGATTGTACAGCAGCTGTGATGAACGTACCCGTAAGAATACCAGTAAACCGGTTTGTAGTCATTGCGCCAAGAATGTGACGCAACTGTGGACCTGCCATTTTCTGCAGAGCCTCACTCATAGTTTTCATACCGAACATTAGCAATGCCAATGCTCCAATGAGCTTAAAGAAAATCCAAATCGACATATAATAACTTAATTTGTGATGTCTGTTTCTTGGATATCTGCAAAACTTTCTCTAACTTTACAATCCTATTTACCCAAGGACAATATTGTTCCCTGACATAATTTTAACCATCAATGATTATGAGACAAGTACTGCATATCCGTTGCAAAAATAATAAAAAAACTCAAGAAGTCCCAATCGGAAGTACACTTTCTGACATTTATAAGGAAATTAATCTCCAAATACCTTACGGACCAGTGAGTGCAAAAGTGAACAATAAGGTGGAAGGACTCCATTATCGTGTCTATCATAATAAGGACATAGAGTTCCTCAACCTGCTTTCACCATCAGGTATTCGCACTTACACCCGCTCGCTCTTCTTAGTGCTCTGTAAGGCTGTCCACGACCTTTATACGGGTAGTCAAGTGATTATAGACATCCCTGTTTCAAATGGTTACTACTGTAACTTGAAGCTTGGACATGAGATTACAACAGAGGATGTTGACCGCATCCGTACACGAATGCAGGAGATTATCGACGCTAAGATGCCTATCCAGCGTTACGAAACAACAACCGAGGAGGCTGTTAAGCTGTTCACTGAGTTAGGCGATATACAAAAGGCTAAACTCCTTAAAAGCAGCGGTAGCCTTTATTGTGTCTATTATGTGCTTGACGATTATAAGGATTATTACTATGGTTCGATGCTTACCAACACGAGTCAACTTCATCTCTTTGGGTTGGAGCCTTACTTTGATGGGGTCCTCTTGCGTATCCCTTCCGTACAAGACCCTTCTAAATTAGGTGAATTGATACGTCAAGACAAGATGTTCGAGGTGTTCAAGGAGCATCATAGATGGCAGAGTATCTTAGGCATTAAAACTGTAGGTGACTTCAACGAGGCGGTAAAGAATGGACTGGCAACCGACCTTATCAATGTCAGTGAGGCTCTGCAAGAAAAGAAGATATCGCAGATTGCCGATACGATTGCTGAACGAAAAGAGATAAAGGTAGTACTCATTGCCGGACCATCTTCGAGCGGTAAGACAACATTCTGTAAACGCCTTTCAGTCCAACTATTAGCAAGTGGTGTGAAACCTGTACAGATATCCTTAGATGATTACTTCGTTAACAGGGCGGAAACACCGAAAGACGAGAATGGAGAACTTGATTATGAGAGTATCTATGCACTGAATATTCCACTTATCAATGAGCAGTTTAATGCACTTTTCCGTGGTGAAGAGGTGGAATTACCAAAGTATAATTTCCAAACCGGAATGAGTGAAAAGAGCGGTAAAAAACTGCATCTTGGAGAGAATAACATACTACTTGTGGAAGGTATTCACGCACTCAACCCTGCACTGACAGAGCAGATTGCAGACGACAAGAAGTTTAAAATCTACGCATCTGCCCTCACTACAATCCTGTTAGACGACCATAACTATATCCCAACAACCGACAATCGACTACTTCGTCGTATTGTTCGCGATTACAAGTATCGTGGTTGTTCTGCACAAGAAACAATCCACCGCTGGCCAAGTGTACGTGCCGGTGAGAACAAGTGGATTTTCCCTTATCAAGAACAGGCTGATGTAATGTTCAACACGGCAATGCTCTTTGAACTTGCCGTCATTAAAACGCAAGCGGAAGAAGTGTTGGAACAAGTGCCAGAGAACTGTGAGGAATATGCTGAAGCCTATCGTCTGCGCAAGTTCCTCAAGTATTTTGCACCACTACCTTTCCGCAATCTCCCTCCAACATCCCTACTGAGAGAGTTCTTAGGAGGTAGTTCGTTTAAGTATTAGATACGCTTCTACCATATAAAAGGTGCGCTTTTGACTCTCAAAAGCGCACCTTTTATTTTATTAGCTATCATCAGTTTCTCATTGTTCATTGACCATAGCAAACAAAGAGACAAAGCTATTACTTTATTTTACGTTCCAATACTTTCAGCAAGTCAAAAGGATGTCTCTTCATGTCTTTCAATGAGAATCCATCACCCTGCAGGTACTCATCCATCTTTGGGAAACGATCAAAACACATACGAAGTGTTTTCTTAGCAGCCATACGTATGCCCGTTTCAGGAACATAATAAGTCACAACAACTTCGTCACCTTTAAGACAATAAGTATAAGCCCATGACTCTTCAGTATAAAATGTTGTCCCTGAACTACTATACCATACTGTTGGAGATAAAAAACCAAGTACTTCTTTCCCTTCATAAGTCAATTCCCAAAAGTACCGATGATTTGTTGGCTTCAAATTTTTAGGTAACGTTAATACCTTGCATGCATATAAAGACAAGTATTTACGTTGCTTCCCATCTACTGTTAACTCCATTTCTTTTGCATCATCAGCTACATACTTTGTTCCCTTACCCGTTGATGTAGGTGAGATAAACAATGTCTGCATATTAATAATGGACTGACCATAAACACTTGCCATAACCTTTGCATTCTTTACATCAACCAAATAACCTGACACTTTGCTACCATCTTTGAGCGTAAGGACGCATGGTAAAGGTTTGAATTCCTTTTTCTTAGCACTTACTGAGACGATGCCAATCAACAACATTAGCATCATCAACATGATTACATTAATCTTTTTCATAACTCATTTTATTGTTTTAGTTAGAGTTCTTTCGTTAACAATACAAAGATATACAACAAATGTGAAACAGAGAAAGAAACTTCTAAAGTTTTGCAAATCTTTTTTTATAATATTGCTATCCAATAAAAGTGAAAAAGAATAGCTCTATTGCTGCATCTTTGTAGTTACCTCTATGGTATTACCTTTGATAAAACAAACCTCCTCTAACCAAATAATGTTAGTTACTTTTACGTAATACAACTCTTTTCTGACATTAAATTAATTCCACATTAATAGCCTATTGCGAGGTGTTTAGCCATCCGCACCATTCGTGCGAACCAACAACACCATTCGTGCTAACCATCAACACGACACGTGCGGTATAACAACAGTACCTCTAAAGATGACAAAAAAGGAGACATTATGTTCATTATAACGAATATAATAAACTGCAAAACAAGGTAACTTTACTCAGTTTTAAAATGCAAAAAGCAAAGGAATAAAAAGGTAAAAACCAAACTCTAAAACTTAGAAACTAATCTTTACTGATTTACTTTCATACAAAAAAGAAAATATTTTCACGAGAAGAAGAATTTATTTTCATGAAAAGAATTATGGGTCTTCAGGAATTTGGAGTGATAGTGTTTAATATCTGATTATCAATAACATTTATAATTTATATACTTTTATATCCCTTTGTTTACTGATATTAAAGAATACAAAGTACTAATTTAAAGGTTACGAAAGTTGTTGTTGTATCACATGGGTTATACACGCTACAAAACGCTTATAATGAACTATTTACAAATTTTCTTTACTAACAAGTGGCATAAAGGACATCATCGCATCACTCCAAATTCCGGAAGAGCCCTTTTATTGTGTTTATAGTTGCTGTTTCCGTATCATAAAATCACCTTATCATACAGCTTGATAAAGTTATTCGTTTTCTCCTTCTTCATCAGCAATCTTCGGAGCTATGAATTTGACAGCTTTTCTGAAAGCACTGATAGGGCTAATCTTTCGCTTTCTTATTTCATCACTTGACAGTAAAGTAGCCTTATTGTCATTGTGTTCAACAAGGATAAAAGCTAAACCATCATAGC is from Prevotella melaninogenica and encodes:
- a CDS encoding Lrp/AsnC family transcriptional regulator, translated to MNNIENLDETDRKILRILQRDSHLTVKELAVKLHLSTSPTFERQKRLERDGFIERYMAVVNPHKVGNGIMVMCNIRLKQHSQELIQEFMNVVQGIEEITECYNTSGDYDFLIKVYARDMKSYQQFMLNTLGTINCIGSLHSIFIIDETKNTHGVPISML
- a CDS encoding Na/Pi cotransporter family protein yields the protein MSIWIFFKLIGALALLMFGMKTMSEALQKMAGPQLRHILGAMTTNRFTGILTGTFITAAVQSSTATTVMTVSFVNAGLLTLLQAISVIMGANIGTTLTAWIMSAGFSFNITDFVWPAFFVGIALIYSKKRKLIGDFLFGISFMFLGLGTLRQTGIDMDLAHNQAVLDFFSHFDPQSFVTTIVFLLIGSVLTMCVQSSAAIMAITMILCSTGVLPIYQGIALVMGENIGTTVTSNLAALTANTQARRAAMAHMVFNVFGVLWVLCVFHPFINMVCDWVGYDVNMPKGAPGFAANAAKLSFVLAAFHTTFNLANTAILVGPIKYLEKLVCIIIKPKANKDEDEFRLHFIQTGIMKTPELSVLEASKEIKSFAERIQRMFGMVRELLGEKDMDKFSKLYSRIEKYEGISDNMEIEIAKYLDQVSNAHLSDETKEKVRSMLREISELESIGDACYNIARTSSRLINSKEDFTQDQYDHMHQMFELTDDALTQMNRILVGHRQDNDVNRSFNIETEINNYRNQLRSQNINDVNDHKYTYAVGTMYMDIIQECEKLGDYVVNVVEARMGVRQQDA
- a CDS encoding nucleoside kinase codes for the protein MIMRQVLHIRCKNNKKTQEVPIGSTLSDIYKEINLQIPYGPVSAKVNNKVEGLHYRVYHNKDIEFLNLLSPSGIRTYTRSLFLVLCKAVHDLYTGSQVIIDIPVSNGYYCNLKLGHEITTEDVDRIRTRMQEIIDAKMPIQRYETTTEEAVKLFTELGDIQKAKLLKSSGSLYCVYYVLDDYKDYYYGSMLTNTSQLHLFGLEPYFDGVLLRIPSVQDPSKLGELIRQDKMFEVFKEHHRWQSILGIKTVGDFNEAVKNGLATDLINVSEALQEKKISQIADTIAERKEIKVVLIAGPSSSGKTTFCKRLSVQLLASGVKPVQISLDDYFVNRAETPKDENGELDYESIYALNIPLINEQFNALFRGEEVELPKYNFQTGMSEKSGKKLHLGENNILLVEGIHALNPALTEQIADDKKFKIYASALTTILLDDHNYIPTTDNRLLRRIVRDYKYRGCSAQETIHRWPSVRAGENKWIFPYQEQADVMFNTAMLFELAVIKTQAEEVLEQVPENCEEYAEAYRLRKFLKYFAPLPFRNLPPTSLLREFLGGSSFKY